The Paenibacillus tianjinensis genome has a window encoding:
- a CDS encoding aspartate carbamoyltransferase catalytic subunit — protein sequence MMTAIKVKERSLLGIKELDRTEILQLLNRTAYWDNQSVKLNPVLKSHFVANMFFENSTRTRFSFEMAEKRLGVQVLNFTAAASSVEKGESIYDTVRTLESMGIDAGVVRLKPAGVLQQLSEKVSIPLVNAGDGNNEHPTQALLDMYTMTKNFGELKGLKVSIIGDIMHSRVARSNLWGLTKMGAKVQFCAPDSMKAPELAQYAPYVTMEEALKADVVMMLRVQLERHATGILQSAEEYRKQYGLTEERAAKLDKNTIIMHPAPVNRNVEIDDAVVESSQSRIFPQMANGVPVRMAVMERALL from the coding sequence ATGATGACAGCAATCAAGGTGAAGGAACGCAGTCTGCTGGGGATTAAGGAGCTGGACCGGACAGAGATTTTACAGCTTTTGAACAGAACAGCTTACTGGGACAATCAGAGCGTGAAGCTGAACCCGGTGCTGAAGTCGCACTTTGTAGCCAATATGTTTTTTGAGAATAGCACGCGTACCCGCTTTTCCTTTGAAATGGCCGAGAAACGCCTGGGGGTCCAGGTGCTGAACTTCACGGCGGCGGCTTCCAGTGTAGAAAAAGGTGAATCGATCTATGATACAGTCCGTACGCTGGAATCGATGGGGATCGATGCCGGAGTTGTGCGTTTGAAGCCTGCAGGTGTCCTGCAGCAGCTGTCGGAGAAGGTATCCATACCGCTGGTTAATGCAGGGGACGGGAACAACGAGCATCCGACGCAGGCGCTGCTGGACATGTATACTATGACCAAAAACTTTGGCGAGCTGAAGGGCCTGAAAGTATCCATTATAGGAGACATTATGCATAGCCGCGTAGCGCGCTCGAACCTCTGGGGACTGACAAAGATGGGGGCGAAGGTGCAGTTCTGCGCACCGGACAGTATGAAAGCTCCGGAACTGGCACAGTACGCACCTTATGTAACAATGGAAGAGGCGCTGAAGGCTGATGTGGTTATGATGCTGCGCGTGCAGCTGGAACGCCATGCCACGGGTATACTGCAGTCAGCCGAAGAGTACCGTAAACAGTACGGACTTACAGAAGAGCGGGCGGCAAAACTGGACAAGAATACCATCATCATGCATCCGGCGCCGGTTAACCGCAATGTGGAAATTGATGATGCAGTAGTGGAGAGCAGCCAGTCGCGGATCTTCCCGCAGATGGCAAACGGGGTTCCGGTCAGAATGGCCGTGATGGAACGGGCGCTTCTGTAA
- the pyrR gene encoding bifunctional pyr operon transcriptional regulator/uracil phosphoribosyltransferase PyrR gives MSTEKNVIMDETAIRRALSRIAHEILEKNKGIENCLLIGIRTRGVYLAQRIAERIKEIEGVDILWGELDITHYRDDREGGDNREAMDRAVVESNVTLPAGSGGIRDKKVILFDDVLYTGRTIRAAMDALMDCGRPRMIQLAVLADRGHRELPIRPDYIGKNVPTSRHEQIEVALKEYDGRDEVYIISNREER, from the coding sequence ATGTCTACCGAGAAAAATGTAATTATGGATGAGACGGCAATTCGCCGGGCGCTGTCACGCATTGCACATGAAATTTTGGAGAAAAACAAAGGGATTGAGAATTGCCTGCTGATCGGCATCCGAACTCGCGGGGTGTACCTGGCACAGCGGATCGCGGAACGGATTAAGGAGATTGAGGGTGTCGATATCCTATGGGGAGAGCTAGACATCACACATTACCGCGATGACCGCGAAGGCGGCGATAACCGGGAAGCTATGGACCGGGCGGTTGTGGAGAGCAATGTGACGCTTCCAGCCGGAAGCGGCGGTATCCGCGACAAAAAAGTGATTTTGTTCGACGATGTGCTCTACACTGGCCGTACGATCCGCGCTGCAATGGATGCGCTGATGGATTGCGGACGGCCGCGGATGATTCAGCTGGCTGTGCTGGCTGACCGCGGACACCGCGAGCTGCCGATCAGGCCGGACTACATCGGCAAAAATGTACCTACCTCCAGACATGAGCAAATTGAAGTGGCGCTGAAGGAGTATGACGGCAGAGACGAGGTTTACATTATTTCGAACCGGGAGGAACGATAA
- a CDS encoding GyrI-like domain-containing protein, whose protein sequence is MDKMDYKKTDKELYQPKTEPGIIDVPAMTFIQVNGRGNPNDPEGEYQKAVETLYALSYTIKMSPKNGPAPHGYFEYVVPPLEGLWWQEGLRGVDLTSKDTFSWTAMIRQPDFVNEQVFAAAVEAVKRKKPQVDVSKAGLVTFTEGLCVQCMHIGSFDNEPATVAKMNSYIAEHDLLCDLSDARRHHEIYLSDPRKTESAKLKTILRHPVRQA, encoded by the coding sequence ATGGACAAAATGGATTATAAGAAAACCGATAAAGAGCTGTATCAGCCAAAGACTGAACCCGGTATCATTGATGTTCCTGCGATGACCTTTATTCAGGTAAACGGGCGTGGCAACCCGAATGATCCGGAGGGCGAATATCAAAAGGCAGTGGAGACGCTATATGCCCTATCTTATACGATTAAAATGTCACCCAAAAACGGGCCAGCACCGCACGGCTACTTTGAGTATGTAGTGCCCCCGCTGGAGGGGCTGTGGTGGCAGGAGGGGCTTCGGGGAGTGGACCTCACGAGTAAGGATACCTTCAGCTGGACAGCTATGATCCGCCAGCCTGATTTCGTGAATGAACAGGTATTTGCCGCCGCGGTTGAAGCAGTGAAACGGAAAAAGCCGCAGGTTGATGTCTCCAAGGCTGGACTTGTAACATTCACAGAGGGACTGTGCGTGCAGTGTATGCATATCGGCAGCTTTGATAACGAGCCCGCAACGGTTGCCAAAATGAACAGCTACATCGCAGAGCATGATCTGCTGTGCGATCTGTCAGATGCCAGACGGCATCATGAAATATACCTCTCTGATCCCCGCAAAACAGAAAGTGCCAAGCTGAAGACGATTCTGCGGCATCCTGTGCGGCAGGCTTGA
- a CDS encoding GNAT family N-acetyltransferase, translating to MMNMELITTAHWDDKLWRSIEPVYREAFPSGAKPEGILRSMLDRGIAYIHAGLIDGQAAAMAVTGMIDGAEGKRLIIDYLAVSRELRGQGAGTVFLDLIIDWAKKTNKVQGVIIEAESGSSETHVQRIHFWEKNGFILTPYVHQYIWVPEPYQAMLKPLEQSVQVEDQGESLFRYINAFHKKAYRPPAK from the coding sequence ATGATGAACATGGAGCTGATAACAACTGCACATTGGGATGATAAGCTATGGCGATCGATCGAACCGGTATACCGGGAGGCTTTTCCCAGCGGGGCGAAACCGGAAGGCATCCTGCGCAGTATGCTGGACCGGGGAATTGCATATATCCATGCAGGCCTTATAGATGGACAAGCAGCCGCAATGGCAGTAACGGGAATGATTGATGGCGCGGAAGGGAAACGTCTAATTATAGATTATCTGGCGGTCAGCCGGGAGCTGCGCGGCCAGGGGGCTGGAACGGTGTTTCTGGATCTGATCATAGACTGGGCGAAAAAAACTAATAAGGTACAGGGCGTCATTATTGAGGCAGAATCGGGGAGTTCGGAGACTCATGTACAGCGTATTCACTTCTGGGAGAAAAACGGGTTCATCCTAACCCCTTATGTGCATCAGTATATCTGGGTGCCGGAGCCGTATCAGGCGATGCTGAAGCCGCTGGAGCAGAGCGTGCAGGTTGAGGATCAGGGGGAGTCCCTGTTCCGGTATATTAATGCTTTCCATAAAAAAGCCTACCGGCCGCCCGCAAAATAA
- a CDS encoding IS1182 family transposase, producing MYIQYTMDQLCLPMDLEEDIPENHLVRVVNAAVNRLDDTIFDTAYPGGGRDSYHPKMLTKVIIYAYTQRIYSSRQIAKAVRENIPFMWLAGRQRPDFRTLNRFRSQRMKDVLEMVFTAVLQFLADEKYISFEHYFVDGTKIEANANRYTFVWGKAVSKHKAKLQEKVHALFADIEAAEKQEEQEHRGQDLSELGESAEIDSEKLEQMTQSLESQLLKKPKNKPLKKAVRRLRKDLFPRLLKYEQYQNLLGDRNSFSKTDPDATFMRMKEDHMRNGQLKPGYNVQIGTENQFILAYSLHQRPTDTRCLQPHLEKVRQILGRLPRAVIADAGYGSEENYAYLENEHVKAVVKYGSYHKEKSKAWKENIGKIENWTYDEAVDTWTCPAGQTLHFRKESKETLESGYEIRKRHYRSQSCVGCPLKERCTKAEGNREVVVSLERLRYQKQARAILQSEEGFTLAVRRMTEPESVFGQLKNNRGFRRFLLRGMEKVTLEVGWLSLAHNLLKQAANDQKRRAAILQ from the coding sequence TTGTACATTCAATATACCATGGACCAACTTTGCTTGCCAATGGATCTGGAAGAAGATATTCCCGAAAACCACCTCGTTCGTGTCGTTAACGCAGCCGTCAATCGGCTAGACGACACCATCTTTGACACTGCCTATCCCGGTGGCGGCCGTGACAGCTACCACCCTAAAATGCTCACCAAAGTCATTATCTATGCGTATACGCAGCGCATTTATTCCTCCCGGCAAATCGCCAAAGCGGTCCGAGAAAACATTCCCTTCATGTGGCTAGCGGGACGACAACGCCCGGATTTCCGCACGCTCAACCGCTTTCGTTCTCAGCGGATGAAGGACGTCCTAGAAATGGTATTTACCGCCGTGCTTCAGTTTCTGGCGGACGAGAAATACATCTCCTTCGAGCATTATTTTGTAGATGGCACAAAAATAGAGGCAAATGCGAATCGCTATACCTTCGTGTGGGGTAAAGCCGTTAGTAAGCATAAAGCCAAGCTGCAAGAAAAGGTACATGCATTGTTTGCCGACATTGAGGCTGCAGAGAAACAAGAAGAACAGGAACACCGCGGCCAGGATCTGAGCGAACTTGGCGAGTCCGCCGAGATCGACAGTGAGAAACTTGAACAAATGACCCAGTCGTTAGAGTCGCAACTGCTGAAGAAGCCCAAGAACAAGCCATTGAAAAAAGCGGTTCGGAGGCTCCGTAAGGATCTGTTTCCGAGACTGCTGAAATATGAGCAATACCAAAACCTGCTCGGGGACCGAAACAGCTTTAGTAAGACGGACCCGGATGCCACCTTCATGCGGATGAAGGAAGATCACATGCGAAACGGTCAACTCAAACCCGGCTACAATGTACAGATCGGCACCGAAAACCAGTTTATTTTGGCGTACAGTCTACACCAAAGACCGACGGATACGCGTTGTTTACAGCCGCACTTAGAAAAGGTGCGGCAGATCCTAGGGAGACTTCCGAGGGCGGTGATCGCGGATGCCGGCTACGGCAGTGAAGAAAATTATGCCTATTTGGAAAACGAACACGTGAAGGCCGTGGTCAAATACGGCAGCTACCACAAAGAAAAGAGCAAAGCGTGGAAAGAGAATATCGGAAAGATTGAGAACTGGACGTACGACGAAGCCGTGGATACATGGACATGCCCCGCCGGACAAACGCTGCATTTTCGCAAAGAAAGCAAGGAAACGTTAGAGAGTGGATATGAAATCCGAAAACGTCATTACCGTAGCCAGAGCTGCGTGGGCTGTCCACTGAAGGAAAGATGTACGAAAGCCGAAGGAAATCGGGAAGTGGTTGTCAGTCTGGAACGACTGCGGTACCAGAAACAAGCTCGGGCAATTTTGCAAAGCGAGGAAGGCTTCACTTTGGCCGTACGTCGAATGACAGAACCAGAAAGTGTATTTGGACAACTAAAGAACAACCGGGGTTTCCGGCGGTTTCTGCTTCGCGGCATGGAAAAAGTGACGCTTGAAGTCGGATGGCTTTCCCTTGCCCACAATCTACTGAAGCAAGCTGCAAACGACCAAAAACGCAGAGCAGCGATCCTCCAATAA